The following proteins are encoded in a genomic region of Hoeflea phototrophica DFL-43:
- a CDS encoding ABC transporter ATP-binding protein, protein MMDKSAAELISVTKSYGQSIAVDEISLKIPGASYTCLLGPSGCGKSSTLRMIAGHETVSRGDILLGGKNITDLPPAGRGTAMMFQNYALFPHLSVADNVAFSLKMKGVDKAARLAESMKLLELVDMAGFAGRLPAQLSGGQQQRVALARALITNPSILLLDEPLSALDPFLRLRMRSELKRLQRELGISFIHVTHSQDEALSLADQIIVMNKGRIEQVGNAQDVFNRPETQFVAQFMGGHNVMSDGQSHLAIRSDKIKVARTKPKGAAGLKAVVREIEYLGTTFSVALNDAAGVEGSNPISVTIPDALFSQEPLEIGQTVFLNWKPDDAHRLAN, encoded by the coding sequence ATGATGGACAAATCCGCAGCAGAGCTGATTTCAGTAACAAAATCCTATGGCCAATCGATTGCCGTTGACGAAATTTCGCTGAAGATCCCGGGTGCTTCCTACACCTGTCTTCTGGGGCCGTCAGGATGCGGGAAATCATCGACGCTGCGCATGATCGCAGGCCATGAGACCGTCTCCCGGGGCGACATTCTGCTCGGGGGCAAGAACATCACCGATCTGCCGCCGGCCGGCCGCGGCACGGCTATGATGTTTCAGAACTATGCGCTGTTCCCGCATCTGAGCGTCGCCGACAATGTCGCCTTCAGCCTGAAAATGAAGGGCGTGGACAAGGCCGCACGTCTTGCCGAGTCGATGAAATTGCTTGAGCTGGTGGATATGGCAGGCTTTGCCGGTCGTCTGCCGGCACAACTCTCGGGCGGCCAGCAGCAGCGTGTCGCGCTTGCCCGCGCGCTGATCACCAATCCATCAATCCTGTTGCTTGATGAACCCTTGTCGGCGCTTGACCCGTTCCTGCGTCTGCGCATGCGCTCCGAGCTCAAGCGGTTGCAGCGGGAGTTGGGGATTTCCTTCATTCATGTCACCCACTCCCAGGACGAGGCGTTGTCTCTGGCCGATCAGATAATCGTCATGAACAAGGGCAGGATCGAGCAGGTCGGCAACGCGCAGGATGTCTTCAACCGTCCGGAAACCCAATTCGTGGCCCAGTTCATGGGCGGCCACAATGTCATGAGCGATGGTCAGTCTCACCTGGCGATCCGCTCAGACAAGATCAAGGTCGCCAGGACCAAGCCCAAGGGCGCCGCCGGGCTTAAGGCCGTTGTGCGCGAGATCGAGTATCTGGGAACCACCTTCTCCGTTGCCCTGAATGACGCTGCGGGCGTGGAAGGCTCCAACCCGATCAGCGTTACCATTCCCGACGCCCTCTTTTCCCAAGAACCTTTGGAGATCGGCCAGACGGTCTTTCTCAACTGGAAGCCGGACGACGCGCACCGTCTGGCGAACTGA
- a CDS encoding GNAT family N-acetyltransferase, with translation MSSGSAGNFEVRSATVEEFAVALSWARDEGWNPGVADLEAFFAADPSGFLMGFDDGKPVSSISVVRYGDEQGFLGFYIVHPEARGKGFGTATWNASMAYLADRTVGLDGVVAQQDNYTKSGFQLVGRNIRFTGVPRLAGLPGPAVKTEAARTGHADQIETLDRVCSGVPRSGFLKAWIFAAPDAVRSTFISIENGDVSGYATIRKCVDGYKIGPLFAPTQQAAEALFQACCAKVQSGADITLDVPETNHKAMTMAQSAGLTPVFETARMYRGSAPEIPWSKVYGVTSFELG, from the coding sequence ATGAGTTCCGGGTCTGCGGGCAATTTTGAGGTGCGCAGCGCAACGGTGGAAGAGTTCGCCGTTGCGCTCAGTTGGGCACGCGACGAGGGCTGGAATCCTGGCGTCGCGGATCTCGAAGCCTTCTTTGCCGCCGATCCCTCCGGCTTTCTGATGGGGTTTGACGATGGCAAGCCGGTCTCCTCCATCTCGGTGGTGCGCTATGGCGACGAACAGGGATTTCTCGGCTTCTACATCGTCCACCCGGAAGCCAGAGGCAAAGGTTTCGGTACCGCCACCTGGAACGCCAGCATGGCCTATCTCGCAGACCGCACGGTCGGGTTGGATGGCGTTGTCGCACAGCAAGACAATTACACCAAAAGCGGCTTTCAGCTCGTTGGCCGCAACATCCGCTTTACGGGCGTTCCCAGACTGGCCGGTCTCCCCGGGCCTGCCGTAAAGACTGAGGCGGCGCGCACTGGCCATGCCGATCAGATCGAAACGCTCGATCGGGTCTGTTCTGGTGTGCCAAGGTCAGGCTTCCTCAAGGCATGGATCTTCGCTGCCCCTGACGCCGTGCGCAGCACTTTTATTTCTATCGAGAACGGTGATGTAAGCGGCTATGCCACGATCCGCAAATGCGTTGATGGCTATAAGATCGGACCGTTGTTCGCGCCAACGCAGCAAGCCGCGGAAGCGCTGTTTCAGGCATGCTGTGCAAAGGTCCAATCCGGGGCAGACATCACACTTGATGTGCCGGAAACCAATCACAAGGCGATGACGATGGCTCAGAGCGCCGGCCTTACGCCGGTGTTCGAAACAGCACGCATGTACCGCGGCTCGGCGCCAGAGATACCGTGGTCCAAAGTCTATGGCGTGACCAGCTTTGAGCTGGGTTGA
- a CDS encoding ABC transporter substrate-binding protein yields MTKTPKSNAISRRSMLKGTAAVAGTAIGSGVVTGFPTIWAQNIKDVTLRQFGTGVSNLNDVANKVKEDLGFTLEMTALDSDSVTQRAATQPKSFDIADIEYWICKKVWPTGNLQAMDTSKITNFDKIAPIFTTGKLTPESTVAQGTAPSTVGFVDGKDGTSFAKDVTGWMTLIPTIYNADTLGIRPDLIGRPIDTWAELLNPEFKGKASILDISSIGIMDMAMVCEAMGEIKYADKGNMTREEIDKTIGIFMEAKKAGQFRAFWKSFDESVNLMASGEVVIQSMWSPAITAVKSKGIPCVYQPLKEGYRSWGGGIGLSANLSGLELEAAYEYINWYLSGWVGGYLMRQGYYSAVPETSKLFMSENEWGYWYEGKPATGDITSPTGDKLASAGDVRDGGSYIDRMGAVACWNAVMDENQYMVGKWNEFIAA; encoded by the coding sequence ATGACTAAGACGCCAAAATCCAACGCCATCAGCCGCCGGTCGATGCTCAAGGGCACAGCCGCAGTTGCAGGCACCGCCATCGGTTCGGGCGTAGTAACCGGGTTCCCGACCATCTGGGCGCAGAACATCAAGGATGTGACCCTTCGCCAGTTCGGCACCGGGGTGTCCAACCTCAACGATGTTGCCAACAAGGTGAAGGAAGATCTGGGGTTCACTCTGGAGATGACCGCGCTTGATTCCGACAGCGTGACCCAGCGTGCCGCCACCCAGCCCAAGAGCTTCGACATCGCCGATATCGAATACTGGATCTGCAAGAAGGTCTGGCCGACAGGCAACCTGCAAGCGATGGACACATCCAAGATCACGAACTTCGACAAGATTGCGCCGATCTTCACCACCGGCAAGCTGACGCCGGAAAGCACCGTTGCTCAGGGCACTGCACCAAGCACGGTCGGCTTTGTCGATGGCAAGGATGGCACCTCGTTTGCCAAGGATGTCACCGGCTGGATGACCCTGATCCCGACCATCTACAATGCCGACACGCTGGGCATTCGCCCCGACCTGATTGGCCGTCCGATCGACACCTGGGCCGAACTGCTCAACCCTGAATTCAAGGGCAAGGCCTCGATCCTCGACATCTCTTCGATCGGCATCATGGATATGGCCATGGTCTGCGAAGCCATGGGCGAAATCAAATATGCCGACAAGGGCAACATGACCCGCGAAGAGATCGACAAGACCATCGGCATCTTCATGGAAGCCAAGAAGGCCGGCCAGTTCCGCGCCTTCTGGAAGTCCTTTGACGAAAGCGTCAACCTGATGGCGTCTGGCGAAGTCGTGATCCAGTCCATGTGGTCGCCTGCGATTACGGCCGTGAAGTCCAAGGGCATCCCCTGCGTCTACCAGCCGCTCAAGGAAGGCTACCGCTCATGGGGCGGCGGCATCGGCCTGTCAGCCAACCTCTCGGGCCTCGAGCTGGAAGCTGCCTACGAGTACATCAACTGGTATCTCTCCGGCTGGGTCGGTGGTTACCTGATGCGTCAGGGTTACTACTCCGCTGTTCCGGAAACCTCGAAGCTGTTCATGTCCGAAAACGAGTGGGGCTACTGGTACGAAGGCAAGCCAGCAACCGGCGACATCACCAGCCCGACCGGCGACAAGCTGGCCTCTGCCGGCGACGTGCGCGATGGCGGCTCCTACATTGACCGCATGGGCGCCGTTGCCTGCTGGAACGCCGTTATGGACGAAAACCAGTACATGGTCGGCAAATGGAATGAGTTCATCGCCGCCTAA
- a CDS encoding GntR family transcriptional regulator, whose amino-acid sequence MVVAGLQRAIFEHKIAPGTKLSEDEVGEIFGVSRTIVRAALQALAHSQLVSIEKNRGAFIASPTPKEAHEVFEARGLIEPRVAAMAAKRMTDQTIETLRLHIEEEHAAMDSGDKGRALSLSGEYHLKIADIAGHDVFTDVIRSLISRSSLIIALYWRRADTTCESHSHHALMKAFEQRDPAAAEEIMRSHIVDLHSGLNLNDPNRPPLSLADALRG is encoded by the coding sequence ATGGTTGTTGCTGGTCTTCAACGTGCGATTTTTGAACACAAGATCGCGCCGGGCACCAAACTGTCTGAGGATGAAGTCGGTGAGATCTTCGGGGTCAGCCGGACCATTGTGCGCGCTGCGCTGCAGGCCCTGGCCCATTCACAGCTTGTCTCCATCGAAAAGAATCGCGGCGCGTTCATCGCCAGTCCGACTCCGAAGGAGGCGCATGAGGTTTTCGAGGCGCGCGGCCTGATCGAACCCCGGGTTGCCGCCATGGCAGCCAAGCGAATGACGGACCAGACGATTGAAACCTTGCGCCTCCATATCGAAGAAGAGCACGCGGCGATGGATTCGGGGGACAAGGGCCGGGCATTGTCGCTGTCGGGCGAATACCATCTCAAGATTGCGGACATTGCCGGACATGACGTCTTCACCGACGTCATCCGCTCCCTGATTTCGCGATCCTCCTTGATCATCGCACTTTACTGGCGCCGGGCCGACACCACCTGCGAAAGCCATTCTCACCACGCATTGATGAAGGCTTTCGAGCAACGCGACCCGGCTGCGGCGGAAGAAATCATGCGCAGCCATATTGTCGATCTGCATTCGGGATTGAATTTGAACGACCCGAACAGGCCGCCACTCTCGCTGGCGGATGCTTTGCGGGGTTAG
- a CDS encoding ABC transporter permease: protein MLEQRGRSFYLLAGFFALFILFLYGPTITIAILSFQGPKGGLTFPMNGVSLHWFHNLFEQQAVGDIWGSFRRSLALGLMVMVTTVIVSVMGGLAFRKRFKGSGVLFYLVITSLIIPSILISLGVGLIFNQLDLDVHWTTSGFGAQLTWTLPFGLLIMFAVFNRFDKTYEEAARDLGATSWQTIRHVVLPIIAPSLIGVALFGFTLSYDEFARTLLTAGSYNTLPLEIFGMTTNVTSPVLYALGTLTTVFSLVVIALFILSAWLLNRKHASTGNDSGNGLV, encoded by the coding sequence ATGTTGGAACAGCGTGGACGCTCCTTCTATCTGCTGGCGGGCTTTTTCGCCCTCTTCATCCTGTTTCTCTATGGCCCGACGATCACCATCGCCATTCTTTCGTTCCAGGGGCCTAAGGGCGGACTGACCTTTCCGATGAACGGCGTTTCGCTGCACTGGTTTCACAATCTGTTCGAGCAACAGGCGGTTGGCGATATCTGGGGGTCTTTCCGGCGCTCTCTGGCGCTTGGCCTGATGGTGATGGTCACGACGGTTATCGTCTCGGTGATGGGCGGCCTGGCCTTTCGCAAGCGCTTCAAAGGGTCAGGCGTGCTGTTCTATCTGGTCATCACCAGCCTGATCATTCCCTCGATCCTGATTTCACTCGGCGTCGGGCTGATTTTCAATCAGCTTGATCTCGATGTGCACTGGACCACCTCGGGATTTGGCGCACAACTGACCTGGACCCTGCCGTTCGGCCTGTTGATCATGTTCGCGGTGTTCAACCGCTTCGACAAGACCTATGAGGAAGCAGCCCGCGATCTTGGTGCAACCTCCTGGCAGACCATTCGCCATGTTGTGCTGCCGATCATCGCGCCGAGCCTGATCGGTGTCGCCTTGTTCGGCTTCACCCTTTCTTATGATGAATTCGCCCGGACATTGCTGACCGCAGGTTCCTACAACACCCTGCCGCTGGAAATCTTCGGCATGACCACCAATGTTACCTCGCCGGTTCTCTATGCGCTCGGCACGCTGACCACGGTTTTCTCGCTTGTTGTCATCGCCCTCTTCATCCTGAGCGCCTGGTTGCTGAACCGGAAGCATGCCAGCACCGGCAATGATTCTGGCAATGGTCTGGTGTAA
- a CDS encoding GMC family oxidoreductase yields MPDQDTSFDYIVIGGGSAGCLLANRLSADPANRVLLLEAGKPDTYPWIHIPVGYLYCIGNPRADWMYSTEADKGLNGRSLRYPRGKTLGGCSSINGMIYMRGQARDYDNWARQSGEDDWNWENALADFKAHEDHYKLDDGADPATGSNSRFSDMHGHGGEWRIEKQRLRWDVLDSFADAAVETGIDKTDDFNGGDNAGVGYFDVNQRSGWRWNTSKAFLRPAKSRPNLTVWTEAQVEKLTLETKADGSLHCAGAVVNRAGRSVSVKARRETVLSAGAVNSPQILQLSGIGPAALLKSHGIEVIKDAPVGENLQDHLQIRAVFKVKGTPTLNTLANSLLGKAKIGLQYLLNRSGPMSMSPSQLGAFTRSDPDRAHANLEYHVQPLSLEAFGEDLHEFPAITVSVCNLNPTSRGRVQIRSADFRDAPKISPNYLATEEDRKVAADSLRQVRQIMAQPAMQAYQPQEYKPGIEYQSDEQLAKLAGDIGSTIFHPVGTVKMGRVDDPSAVLDPHLRLKGVNGLRVVDASIMPEITSGNTNSPTLMIAEKAARWMLSAQ; encoded by the coding sequence ATGCCTGATCAAGACACGAGTTTCGATTATATCGTGATTGGTGGTGGCTCAGCGGGTTGCCTGCTGGCAAACCGGCTGAGCGCCGATCCGGCGAACCGTGTGCTCCTTCTGGAAGCGGGCAAACCCGACACCTATCCGTGGATCCATATTCCCGTTGGCTATCTCTATTGCATCGGCAATCCGCGTGCGGACTGGATGTATTCCACCGAAGCCGACAAGGGGCTCAACGGACGCAGTCTTCGCTACCCCCGTGGCAAGACGCTGGGCGGCTGCTCCTCGATCAACGGCATGATCTACATGCGCGGCCAGGCACGGGACTATGACAATTGGGCCCGCCAGAGCGGTGAGGACGATTGGAACTGGGAGAATGCGCTGGCCGATTTCAAGGCGCACGAAGACCACTACAAGCTCGACGATGGAGCTGATCCCGCCACCGGGAGCAACAGCCGCTTTTCCGACATGCATGGCCATGGCGGGGAGTGGCGCATCGAAAAGCAGCGGCTGCGCTGGGATGTGCTCGACAGCTTTGCTGACGCTGCGGTCGAAACCGGGATCGATAAGACCGATGACTTCAACGGCGGCGACAATGCGGGCGTCGGCTATTTTGATGTAAACCAACGCTCCGGCTGGCGCTGGAACACCTCAAAGGCATTTCTGCGGCCGGCAAAATCTCGGCCGAACCTCACCGTCTGGACCGAGGCACAGGTCGAGAAGCTGACCCTGGAAACGAAGGCGGATGGTTCGCTTCACTGTGCCGGCGCCGTGGTCAATCGCGCCGGCCGGTCCGTGTCGGTCAAGGCCCGCCGCGAGACAGTGCTTTCGGCTGGAGCGGTCAATTCCCCGCAAATCCTGCAGCTGTCGGGCATCGGTCCTGCGGCGCTTTTGAAGTCTCACGGGATCGAGGTGATCAAGGATGCGCCGGTGGGTGAGAACCTGCAGGACCATCTGCAGATCCGTGCCGTGTTCAAGGTCAAGGGTACGCCGACCCTGAACACGCTTGCAAACAGCCTGCTCGGCAAGGCGAAGATCGGGCTGCAATATCTGCTCAACCGCTCCGGCCCGATGAGCATGTCGCCCAGCCAGCTCGGTGCGTTCACCCGCTCCGATCCCGACCGCGCCCACGCCAATCTTGAATATCATGTGCAGCCCTTGAGCCTTGAGGCCTTTGGCGAAGATTTGCACGAATTTCCCGCCATCACGGTCAGCGTCTGCAATCTCAATCCAACCAGCCGCGGTCGTGTGCAGATCAGATCTGCCGATTTCCGCGATGCGCCGAAAATATCGCCCAACTATCTTGCAACCGAAGAAGACCGGAAGGTTGCCGCCGACAGCTTGAGGCAGGTTCGCCAGATCATGGCACAGCCTGCGATGCAGGCCTATCAACCACAAGAGTACAAGCCCGGAATCGAGTATCAGAGCGATGAGCAGCTGGCCAAGCTCGCCGGGGACATCGGCAGCACCATTTTCCATCCGGTCGGCACGGTGAAGATGGGGCGCGTTGATGACCCGAGCGCAGTGCTTGATCCGCATCTCCGGCTCAAGGGTGTGAACGGCCTGCGCGTTGTGGACGCCAGCATCATGCCCGAGATTACCAGCGGGAACACCAACTCTCCGACCCTCATGATCGCGGAAAAAGCCGCGCGCTGGATGCTGTCAGCTCAGTAG
- a CDS encoding CoA transferase, with protein sequence MRTSFSKLPLTGVKVVDFGQYIAGPAVAMLLGDLGATVVHIDPPDGPMWQSHANATLMRNKLIVNLDLKSEDGLEKARALCAEADIIIENFRPGKLAKLGLDFATMREERPELITVSLPGFASNDDERRELRAFESVIAASSGVFTDMGLNRVLMGLSPSFSPLPLASAYASQIAASSTVLALQSRQLTGLGDQIEVPLAAAVMEGLCYNSIKVSDMPERYLTQREIEIERRRVEGLPMNVSYEDLQELLDPFFRSYMCKDGRMFYVVCPSHKNHARRCLQVLGIYDEMVEEGLTEEEDTYKPQSEWSSDTSLGVYPMPKFWADKLAARMKEVFMTRTSHEWNRMFGRAGIPGAAQRWLQEWVNDEYAEMSGLMIDVDDPELGPMTQPGPVVWMEESGEESLEPKPRRWVEFDEALKVLRKIRTEIPEPSEGVTQEGWLSGVRVLDLCNVIAGPHSASYLARFGAEVIKLDPAKPYYDSWNTVVYGLSQGRGKRSILADIKSEHGRKVFEDLVKTVDVIVWNAPDTQIKRMGLDAESLRRLNPDALFCKLDCFSGVRRGTRTDYIGYDDLVQAITGIMLRFGGAMDRPEEHAHVGTIDVMCGFGGALAVATALYQKHRFGRIGRGRTSLNANSGLLQVPFCYDYDGRSLYDEPSGPEAIGYGPLSRFYSTASGIYILLSAYETDIPRFRNAEGLEELPDIAEEDRAGFLAAAFQSQPASEWVERLRAADIGCAICDNIDALRAQNTREADGTPGTQNGSYSFSVYRDHPSGHEIIQLDPYAVRSQRGRVFALPPTEKFGTSTRAILRELGYAEKAIETVLKTGQISESWSKEYLPS encoded by the coding sequence ATGCGCACTTCATTTTCCAAGCTGCCTTTGACAGGTGTCAAAGTGGTTGATTTCGGCCAGTACATTGCGGGCCCGGCGGTCGCAATGCTGCTCGGCGATCTGGGCGCCACGGTTGTGCACATCGATCCACCGGACGGACCGATGTGGCAGAGCCACGCCAATGCAACGCTGATGCGCAACAAGCTGATCGTCAATCTTGATCTGAAAAGCGAAGATGGCCTGGAGAAAGCGCGCGCGCTGTGTGCCGAGGCTGACATCATCATCGAGAACTTCCGCCCTGGCAAGCTCGCCAAGCTCGGACTCGACTTTGCCACCATGCGCGAAGAACGCCCCGAACTGATCACGGTCTCGCTGCCCGGCTTTGCATCCAACGATGATGAGCGGCGCGAGCTGCGGGCTTTTGAAAGCGTGATCGCTGCGAGTTCCGGCGTCTTTACCGATATGGGCCTGAACCGCGTTCTGATGGGGCTGAGCCCGTCATTCTCGCCATTGCCGCTGGCTTCTGCCTATGCGTCGCAAATAGCTGCGTCCTCGACCGTCCTGGCACTGCAGTCGCGGCAGCTGACCGGTCTGGGTGATCAGATCGAGGTGCCGCTTGCCGCCGCGGTGATGGAGGGACTTTGCTACAACTCGATCAAGGTCTCGGACATGCCCGAGCGCTATCTCACGCAGCGCGAAATCGAGATCGAGCGCCGGCGGGTCGAAGGCCTGCCGATGAACGTCTCCTATGAAGATCTCCAGGAACTGCTCGATCCGTTCTTCCGCAGCTACATGTGCAAGGACGGGCGGATGTTTTATGTCGTCTGCCCCAGCCACAAGAACCATGCGCGCCGCTGCCTTCAGGTGCTGGGCATCTATGACGAAATGGTCGAGGAGGGGCTGACCGAGGAAGAGGACACTTACAAGCCGCAGTCGGAATGGTCGTCAGACACCTCGCTTGGGGTCTACCCGATGCCGAAGTTCTGGGCCGACAAGCTCGCCGCCCGGATGAAAGAGGTGTTCATGACCCGCACCTCGCATGAATGGAACCGGATGTTTGGCCGTGCCGGAATACCGGGCGCCGCCCAGCGCTGGCTGCAGGAGTGGGTCAACGATGAATATGCCGAGATGTCGGGACTGATGATCGATGTCGACGATCCCGAACTGGGCCCGATGACCCAGCCCGGTCCGGTGGTCTGGATGGAGGAGAGCGGCGAAGAGTCTCTCGAACCCAAGCCGCGCCGTTGGGTCGAGTTTGACGAAGCCCTGAAAGTCCTGCGCAAGATCCGGACCGAAATTCCCGAGCCCTCGGAAGGCGTTACGCAGGAAGGCTGGCTCTCTGGTGTCCGGGTTTTGGATCTGTGCAACGTCATCGCCGGCCCGCATTCAGCAAGCTACCTGGCGCGCTTTGGCGCCGAGGTCATCAAGCTTGATCCGGCCAAGCCTTATTATGATAGCTGGAATACGGTGGTCTACGGCTTGAGCCAGGGGCGGGGCAAACGCTCGATCCTGGCGGACATAAAATCCGAACATGGCCGCAAGGTCTTCGAGGACCTGGTCAAGACGGTTGACGTGATCGTCTGGAATGCGCCCGATACCCAGATCAAGCGCATGGGGCTGGATGCCGAAAGCCTGCGCAGGCTCAATCCCGATGCGCTGTTTTGCAAGCTGGACTGCTTCAGCGGTGTGCGCCGTGGAACGCGGACCGACTATATCGGTTATGACGATCTGGTGCAGGCCATCACCGGCATCATGCTGCGCTTTGGCGGTGCGATGGACCGCCCGGAGGAACATGCGCATGTCGGCACGATCGACGTGATGTGTGGCTTCGGCGGGGCTCTCGCTGTCGCGACTGCGCTTTACCAGAAGCACCGCTTTGGACGGATCGGCCGCGGCCGCACCTCGCTCAATGCCAACAGCGGCTTGCTGCAAGTGCCGTTCTGCTACGACTATGACGGGCGCAGCCTGTATGACGAGCCGTCCGGACCCGAGGCGATTGGGTATGGGCCGCTGAGCCGGTTCTACAGCACGGCCTCAGGCATCTACATCCTGCTGAGCGCCTATGAGACTGACATACCACGGTTTCGCAATGCCGAAGGGCTTGAGGAGCTGCCCGATATTGCCGAAGAGGACCGCGCCGGTTTTCTCGCCGCCGCGTTTCAGTCACAGCCGGCAAGCGAATGGGTGGAGCGGCTCAGAGCGGCGGATATCGGCTGCGCTATCTGCGACAACATCGACGCATTGCGCGCGCAGAACACCCGTGAAGCCGATGGCACACCCGGCACACAGAACGGCAGCTACTCCTTTTCTGTCTACCGGGATCATCCCAGCGGCCACGAAATCATCCAGCTTGATCCCTATGCGGTGCGGAGCCAGCGCGGCCGCGTTTTCGCGCTGCCACCGACGGAGAAATTCGGCACATCGACCCGCGCGATCCTGCGCGAGCTCGGATATGCCGAAAAGGCCATCGAGACCGTCCTCAAGACCGGGCAGATCAGCGAAAGCTGGAGCAAGGAATATCTGCCAAGCTGA
- a CDS encoding aspartate/glutamate racemase family protein, with product MRILIINPNTTASMTATIGTAAAKVASAGTTILAVNPDNGPASIQGPEDGEAALPGLFAVFDTYMGVEDPFDAVIIACFDDTGLGELRARSDLPITGIGEAAYLQAAKTAAPFSVITTLPVSIPVLEHNIESYGLSEQCARVRASDIPVLDLEHHPEQALARIGSEIADAIEMDQCRSIVLGCAGMADMALILENTYSIPVIEGVSAAVAWCEREATNRLQNTGMA from the coding sequence ATGCGCATTCTGATCATCAATCCCAACACCACGGCCTCCATGACCGCGACGATCGGAACGGCTGCAGCAAAGGTTGCTTCAGCCGGAACGACCATCCTTGCGGTCAACCCGGACAACGGTCCGGCCTCCATCCAGGGGCCAGAAGACGGCGAAGCGGCGCTGCCCGGCCTTTTCGCCGTCTTCGACACCTATATGGGCGTCGAGGATCCCTTTGATGCGGTCATCATCGCCTGCTTTGATGATACTGGATTGGGTGAGTTGCGGGCCCGGTCTGACCTGCCGATCACCGGGATCGGCGAAGCCGCCTATCTGCAGGCAGCCAAAACGGCTGCACCCTTTTCGGTGATCACGACACTCCCGGTTTCCATTCCCGTGCTTGAGCACAACATCGAGTCCTATGGCCTGTCGGAACAATGCGCGCGGGTTCGCGCCAGCGACATTCCGGTGCTCGACCTCGAACATCACCCTGAACAGGCCCTGGCGCGCATTGGCTCGGAAATCGCGGATGCGATCGAGATGGACCAATGCCGCTCCATCGTGCTGGGATGCGCAGGCATGGCGGATATGGCGCTCATTCTTGAAAACACTTATTCTATTCCGGTTATTGAAGGCGTCAGCGCTGCGGTCGCATGGTGTGAGCGTGAAGCCACAAATCGGCTGCAAAACACGGGTATGGCCTGA
- a CDS encoding ABC transporter permease, with protein sequence MSSKQTPSSTLSGWLMASPLALVLALFLVLPIAMIVIVSFWGATEFSIYPAFIFDNYEFLFRSSVTYSVFLKTFMFTIISWALCLAIGFTVAYFLAFHIRAQTWQIVLFLVCTVPFLTSNIIRMISWVPFLGRNGIANQTLISMGMIDEPLEWLLFSDFAVVLAFVHLYTLFMVVPIFNTMMRIDKSLLEAARDAGATGFQTLTNVILPLTKPGIMIGSIFVVTLVMGDFITVRFMSGSQSANVGRLISNDVALLRYPSAAATSVVLLITVLIVIGIMLRFVNIRKEL encoded by the coding sequence ATGTCTTCCAAACAAACCCCTTCCAGCACGCTTTCCGGCTGGCTGATGGCGTCGCCACTGGCCCTCGTGCTTGCGCTTTTCCTGGTGTTGCCGATCGCCATGATTGTCATCGTCAGCTTCTGGGGCGCCACCGAATTTTCGATCTATCCGGCATTCATTTTCGACAATTACGAATTCCTGTTCCGCTCGTCGGTGACCTATTCGGTTTTTCTCAAGACCTTCATGTTCACCATCATTTCCTGGGCGCTGTGCCTCGCGATCGGCTTTACGGTTGCCTATTTCCTTGCCTTCCATATCCGCGCCCAGACCTGGCAGATCGTGCTGTTTCTGGTGTGCACGGTGCCATTCCTGACCTCCAACATCATCCGGATGATTTCCTGGGTACCGTTTCTCGGCCGCAACGGCATCGCCAACCAGACGTTGATCTCGATGGGCATGATCGATGAACCGCTGGAATGGCTGCTGTTTTCCGATTTTGCCGTGGTGCTGGCCTTCGTCCATCTCTACACGCTGTTCATGGTGGTTCCGATCTTCAACACCATGATGCGCATCGACAAATCGCTGCTGGAAGCCGCCCGCGATGCCGGCGCCACCGGTTTCCAGACACTGACCAACGTCATCCTGCCGCTGACCAAGCCCGGTATCATGATCGGCTCGATCTTTGTCGTCACATTGGTGATGGGCGACTTCATCACCGTGCGCTTCATGAGCGGCTCTCAATCGGCCAATGTCGGCCGGTTGATCTCCAACGACGTGGCGTTGCTCAGATATCCCTCCGCGGCCGCCACCTCCGTGGTGCTGCTGATCACCGTGCTTATCGTGATCGGGATCATGCTGCGCTTCGTCAACATCCGGAAGGAGCTCTGA